Proteins encoded by one window of Erysipelothrix rhusiopathiae:
- a CDS encoding type 1 glutamine amidotransferase domain-containing protein — MELSGKRVLTIVSDDFDDLELWYPILRLREAGAQVDIAAELSGTTYRGKYGLSVVSDLKFSDVDITRYDGLVIPGGWAPDYLRRLEPVLDFVKYMDTNKKVIGQICHAGWVLSSAGILSGKTVTSTPGIKHDLMYAGAHWVDEPAVRDGHVVSGRRPPDLPIYLPMLIEALKD; from the coding sequence ATGGAATTAAGTGGTAAAAGAGTTTTAACCATCGTAAGTGATGATTTTGATGATCTAGAATTGTGGTACCCAATCCTTCGACTTCGCGAAGCTGGTGCACAGGTTGATATAGCAGCTGAACTAAGTGGCACGACCTATCGTGGAAAATACGGCTTATCGGTTGTCAGTGATTTAAAGTTTTCGGATGTGGATATTACGCGTTATGATGGTCTTGTAATTCCGGGCGGATGGGCACCAGATTATCTTCGTCGATTGGAACCAGTACTTGATTTTGTGAAGTATATGGATACCAATAAAAAGGTTATTGGACAAATTTGTCATGCTGGTTGGGTTTTATCATCAGCTGGAATATTAAGCGGAAAAACGGTAACCAGTACACCGGGAATTAAGCATGACTTAATGTATGCAGGCGCACATTGGGTTGATGAACCTGCAGTTCGAGATGGGCATGTTGTTTCTGGGAGACGTCCACCGGATCTACCAATTTATTTACCAATGTTGATTGAAGCACTTAAGGACTGA
- the pflB gene encoding formate C-acetyltransferase, which yields MYNQWKGFKGSYWKENIDTRDFIKNNYTEYTGNDEFLEGPTQNTLDLMEQLEEMNAVQREKAGVYNMDTKIVSTVSSHGPGYMDKDKEQIVGFQTDEPLKQAFIPFGGIGMAVKALESNGYEPDEELVHIFTKWRKTHNQGVFDVYTPEMRAARKNKIITGLPDAYGRGRIIGDYRRIALYGIDRLVAGKKNDLAHTGYKTMTDDVIRLREEISDQIHALAEIKEMAASYGFDISQPAANAKEAVQWLYFGYLAAIKENNGAAMSIGRISAFLDIYIQRDLDNGVITEKEAQELIDHLVMKLRMVKFARTPEYNALFSGYPIWATLSIAGMGFDGRSLVTKTDFRLLHTLINMGPSPEPNLTVLYCKELPEGFRTFASHVAIETSSIQFENDTLLREKWGSDDVAIACCVSATVIGKDMQFFGARANLIKCLLYAINGGIDEVTKAQVGPRLRPITSEYLNFDEVKVAYQDMMDWLAELYVNTLNSIHYMHDKYAYEKAQLALMDSDLKRTFATGIAGISHVADSLSAIKYAKVKTIRDEKGLVVDYEVEGDFPKYGNDDDRADDLANWALQYFMGQIKRHHTYRNSTPTLSLLTITSNVVYGKATGNTPDGRGQGVPLAPGANPSYGAEKNGLLASLNSTAKLDYNCALDGISNTQTIAPIAMGKTTDERIVNLRGIMDGYFAQGAYHLNVNVFDNALLEDAMANPLKYPNLTIRVSGYAVRFVELTKEQQLDVLMRTAHERTV from the coding sequence ATGTATAATCAATGGAAAGGCTTCAAAGGAAGCTATTGGAAAGAAAACATTGATACTCGTGATTTTATTAAAAATAACTACACAGAGTATACTGGTAACGATGAGTTCTTAGAAGGACCAACTCAAAATACGTTGGATCTTATGGAACAACTTGAAGAAATGAATGCTGTACAACGTGAAAAAGCTGGCGTTTACAACATGGATACAAAAATTGTATCGACTGTAAGTTCACACGGTCCAGGTTACATGGATAAGGATAAAGAGCAAATTGTTGGGTTCCAAACAGATGAACCATTAAAACAAGCATTTATTCCTTTCGGTGGAATTGGAATGGCTGTGAAAGCTCTTGAAAGTAATGGTTATGAACCCGATGAGGAGTTAGTACATATCTTTACAAAATGGCGTAAAACACACAACCAAGGGGTATTTGATGTTTATACACCTGAAATGCGTGCAGCACGTAAGAACAAGATCATTACAGGTCTTCCAGATGCTTATGGACGTGGACGTATTATCGGTGATTACCGACGTATCGCACTTTATGGTATCGACCGTCTTGTAGCTGGTAAGAAAAATGATTTAGCACACACAGGTTACAAAACAATGACAGATGATGTAATTCGTTTACGTGAAGAAATCAGCGATCAGATTCATGCATTAGCAGAAATTAAAGAAATGGCTGCTTCTTATGGATTCGATATTTCACAACCTGCAGCAAATGCTAAAGAAGCAGTTCAATGGTTATACTTTGGTTACTTAGCAGCTATCAAAGAAAATAACGGGGCAGCGATGTCAATTGGACGTATCTCAGCATTCCTTGATATCTATATTCAACGTGATTTAGACAATGGTGTGATTACTGAAAAAGAAGCACAAGAACTTATTGACCACCTTGTAATGAAATTACGTATGGTTAAATTTGCACGTACACCTGAATACAACGCATTGTTCAGTGGTTACCCAATTTGGGCAACATTATCAATCGCTGGTATGGGATTTGACGGACGTTCACTTGTTACAAAAACTGACTTCCGTTTACTTCACACACTCATTAACATGGGACCTTCACCAGAACCAAACTTAACAGTTCTATACTGTAAAGAATTACCAGAAGGATTCCGTACATTTGCATCACATGTAGCAATCGAAACATCTTCAATTCAATTTGAAAATGATACATTACTTCGTGAAAAATGGGGTTCAGATGACGTTGCCATCGCATGTTGTGTGTCCGCAACTGTTATCGGTAAAGATATGCAATTCTTTGGAGCTCGTGCAAACTTAATTAAATGTTTACTTTATGCTATCAATGGTGGTATTGATGAAGTTACTAAAGCACAAGTAGGACCACGTTTACGTCCAATTACATCAGAATACTTAAACTTTGATGAAGTTAAAGTTGCTTACCAAGACATGATGGACTGGTTAGCTGAATTATATGTAAATACATTAAACTCAATTCACTACATGCATGATAAATACGCTTATGAAAAAGCACAACTTGCATTAATGGATTCCGATCTTAAACGTACTTTTGCAACTGGTATTGCAGGTATTTCACACGTTGCTGACTCCTTATCAGCAATCAAATACGCTAAGGTTAAGACGATCCGTGACGAAAAAGGTTTAGTTGTAGATTATGAAGTCGAAGGAGACTTCCCTAAATATGGTAATGATGATGACCGAGCAGATGATCTTGCAAACTGGGCATTACAATACTTCATGGGTCAAATCAAACGTCACCATACATACCGTAATTCAACACCGACATTAAGCTTACTCACAATCACATCAAATGTTGTTTATGGTAAAGCTACAGGTAACACACCTGATGGACGTGGACAAGGTGTTCCTTTAGCACCTGGTGCGAACCCATCATACGGTGCAGAAAAGAATGGTTTATTAGCTTCATTAAACTCTACAGCTAAATTAGACTATAACTGTGCACTTGATGGTATCTCAAATACACAAACAATTGCGCCAATCGCAATGGGTAAAACTACAGACGAACGTATCGTAAACCTACGTGGTATTATGGACGGTTACTTCGCGCAAGGAGCTTACCATTTAAACGTTAACGTGTTTGACAATGCACTTCTTGAAGATGCTATGGCCAATCCATTGAAATATCCTAACTTAACAATTCGTGTGTCCGGTTATGCTGTTCGATTTGTAGAACTTACAAAAGAACAACAACTTGATGTTCTTATGAGAACGGCTCACGAAAGAACTGTTTAA
- a CDS encoding lactonase family protein yields MTKILLGTYTKSESKGIYEIDLEHDRLDRLTHIASVENPTYLDYDPTTQTLFSVYQKDDLAGIATWKYQSTDTELIERFIEPGPAPCYVAYDKNEDQIYDANYHKGRVNVYKNHQVFKKIEYKDGSHAHFVNKKPNTEFVYVCDLGLDTVRKYELMNEIATYKAPAGSGPRHLAFHPHLPLLYLFSEHTCHVTVLEDDGFDFIEHGVFDALPEIDAIRSAAAIRISKDGNYLYVSNRGHDSITVFKISKDGLQLELIQNISSFGEHPRDFALSPDQKYLVCANRDTNNLSLYARDETTGKLTLLQSDVYAPECVSVLFVS; encoded by the coding sequence ATGACTAAAATATTACTTGGAACTTATACAAAATCTGAAAGCAAAGGGATTTATGAAATTGACTTGGAACATGATCGTTTAGATCGTTTAACGCACATTGCAAGCGTTGAAAATCCAACCTACCTCGATTATGACCCAACAACTCAAACCTTATTCAGTGTCTATCAAAAAGATGATCTAGCAGGGATTGCGACATGGAAGTATCAAAGCACTGACACAGAACTTATTGAACGTTTTATTGAGCCCGGACCTGCGCCGTGTTATGTCGCCTATGACAAAAATGAAGATCAAATCTATGATGCGAATTATCATAAAGGACGCGTCAATGTTTATAAAAATCATCAAGTCTTTAAAAAAATTGAATACAAAGATGGATCGCATGCTCACTTCGTAAATAAGAAACCAAACACCGAATTTGTTTATGTTTGTGATTTAGGCTTAGATACGGTTCGTAAATATGAACTTATGAATGAAATCGCAACGTATAAAGCACCTGCAGGGTCGGGTCCACGACACCTTGCCTTTCATCCACATTTACCCTTACTTTATCTATTTTCGGAGCATACATGTCATGTTACGGTTTTAGAGGATGATGGATTTGATTTTATCGAGCACGGTGTGTTCGATGCATTGCCAGAAATTGATGCAATTCGATCTGCAGCTGCAATTCGAATCTCTAAAGATGGAAACTATCTTTATGTATCCAACCGTGGTCATGACTCAATCACAGTCTTTAAAATCAGTAAAGACGGGCTCCAGCTTGAATTAATTCAAAATATTTCAAGCTTTGGTGAACATCCGCGTGATTTTGCACTCAGTCCTGATCAAAAATATCTTGTTTGCGCAAACCGCGATACAAATAATCTCAGCTTGTACGCAAGAGATGAGACGACTGGGAAGCTAACATTACTCCAATCGGATGTTTACGCACCGGAATGTGTTTCAGTTCTCTTCGTTTCATAA
- a CDS encoding 6-phospho-beta-glucosidase codes for MTKKIKIVTIGGGSSYTPELMEGFIKRSDQIDISELWLVDVEEGKEKLEIVGAMAQRMVEAAGLDWKVKLTLDRREALKDADFVTTQFRVGQLEARKRDERIPGKYGSLGQETNGAGGIFKAFRTIPVILDIIKDMETLCPNAWLINFTNPAGIITEAAIKWGGWKRTIGLCNIPVGCTKINHEAMGYDENANVLFEKFAGLNHFHWHRVWDQDGTEVTQMLIERLFDPSSAFSKVQEVKNITPIPYNLDQLKDLGMIPCSYHRYYYIARNMTEEFMENWTNHKTRAETVQQTEAALFELYKDPNLNYKPDELTQRGGAHYSDAACQLIASIHNDLRTVMTVSTQNNGTITDLPYDCVVEVTSVITSHGAEPFNWGSFEPAARGQLQMMKAMEETVIEAAVTGNYRKAVQAFSINPMIQGGHYTIDMLHEMLVAHKAYLPQFADKIAELESQGVKYIAD; via the coding sequence ATGACTAAAAAAATAAAGATTGTTACGATTGGTGGGGGGAGTAGTTATACACCCGAACTTATGGAAGGATTCATTAAACGATCAGATCAAATTGATATTTCAGAACTTTGGTTGGTGGACGTTGAAGAAGGCAAGGAAAAGTTAGAAATTGTAGGTGCAATGGCACAACGAATGGTTGAGGCAGCCGGCCTTGACTGGAAGGTTAAATTAACGCTTGATCGTCGTGAAGCACTCAAAGATGCGGATTTTGTGACGACACAATTTCGTGTTGGGCAACTTGAAGCTCGTAAACGTGATGAACGAATTCCCGGGAAATATGGGTCGTTGGGACAAGAAACGAATGGTGCAGGTGGAATTTTTAAGGCCTTTCGTACCATTCCTGTAATTCTTGATATTATTAAAGATATGGAAACATTATGTCCCAATGCATGGCTGATTAATTTCACAAACCCTGCAGGGATTATAACTGAAGCTGCAATTAAGTGGGGTGGTTGGAAACGTACTATTGGACTTTGTAATATTCCAGTTGGATGTACAAAAATTAACCATGAAGCGATGGGCTATGATGAGAATGCGAATGTTTTATTTGAAAAGTTTGCGGGGCTAAACCATTTTCATTGGCACCGTGTTTGGGATCAAGATGGAACCGAAGTGACGCAGATGTTAATTGAGCGATTGTTTGATCCAAGCAGTGCATTTTCAAAAGTCCAAGAAGTGAAAAATATTACACCCATCCCTTATAACCTTGATCAGCTGAAGGATTTAGGCATGATTCCATGTTCTTATCACCGTTACTACTATATCGCACGAAATATGACAGAAGAGTTTATGGAAAATTGGACGAATCATAAGACACGTGCTGAAACGGTTCAACAAACCGAAGCGGCTTTATTTGAGTTGTATAAAGATCCGAATTTGAATTACAAGCCGGATGAGCTAACACAACGTGGTGGTGCCCATTATTCTGATGCAGCTTGTCAGTTAATTGCATCGATTCATAATGATTTACGAACCGTAATGACTGTAAGCACTCAAAATAATGGTACGATTACCGATTTGCCATATGATTGTGTTGTGGAGGTTACAAGTGTTATTACCTCTCATGGCGCCGAACCATTTAACTGGGGTTCTTTTGAACCGGCAGCACGTGGTCAACTCCAAATGATGAAAGCCATGGAAGAAACGGTCATTGAAGCCGCGGTTACTGGAAATTATCGTAAAGCGGTTCAAGCCTTTTCGATTAATCCCATGATTCAAGGGGGGCATTACACAATCGATATGCTTCACGAAATGCTTGTAGCCCATAAAGCGTATTTACCGCAATTTGCAGATAAAATTGCGGAACTCGAAAGCCAAGGCGTTAAATACATCGCAGATTAG
- a CDS encoding Cof-type HAD-IIB family hydrolase, whose product MIKLIATDMDGTLLDADHALTPSMRETILKLRQKGIKFGVATGRPMDSAVFGIPDIAELFDFAICDNGGFVYDFADGEIHEQFPLSGDLIREILDTFMPMGGNPVLTGPGKLYTQFEDFYNIEVRTHIDLEYVDVRSKVLDSHAKIIFSGEPETLARIEAYVHENPDPRYVAFYSQKELIEFMDPRINKMVGLQYYMDKYGITVDEIMTFGDNNNDLHMIEDAGHGVAMENATQAVKDVADAVCGFNHEDGVKRYLDQYKF is encoded by the coding sequence ATGATTAAATTAATTGCGACAGATATGGACGGGACACTCTTGGACGCAGATCATGCTTTAACGCCTTCGATGCGGGAAACGATTTTAAAACTGCGTCAGAAGGGGATTAAGTTTGGGGTTGCGACGGGCAGACCCATGGATTCCGCAGTCTTTGGTATACCCGATATCGCAGAATTATTTGATTTCGCAATCTGTGATAACGGTGGTTTTGTTTATGATTTTGCGGATGGTGAGATCCATGAACAGTTCCCATTGAGTGGTGATTTAATTCGTGAAATTTTAGATACCTTTATGCCCATGGGTGGAAACCCCGTATTAACAGGTCCTGGAAAACTGTATACACAATTTGAGGATTTCTATAATATCGAAGTTCGTACACATATTGATTTGGAGTATGTCGATGTTCGTTCTAAAGTGTTAGATTCACATGCTAAAATCATCTTCAGTGGAGAACCTGAAACTTTAGCGCGTATTGAAGCATATGTACATGAAAATCCCGATCCGCGCTATGTTGCGTTTTACTCTCAAAAAGAGTTAATTGAATTTATGGATCCACGGATTAATAAGATGGTCGGACTTCAGTACTATATGGATAAGTATGGTATTACAGTTGATGAAATTATGACCTTTGGTGATAATAATAATGATTTACATATGATTGAAGATGCAGGGCATGGTGTTGCGATGGAGAATGCAACACAAGCTGTAAAGGATGTTGCGGATGCAGTCTGTGGTTTTAATCATGAAGACGGTGTTAAACGATATCTTGATCAATATAAATTTTAA
- a CDS encoding MurR/RpiR family transcriptional regulator, with protein MLLINRIKNSTQLSDTESKIAQYILENPQLVTQLTIHELSEITYASASTITRFCRKMKTEGFSDFKVKLAGELSSFSITENRIRDDVPFQSNHTSTEIVQSILSLNYQSMSDTYNNIDLEQLERIAHKIYYAPHIYLYGSGQSLILAQDFQYKLFRIELDCNLETSLGFQSLKANTQPLDSIALIISYYGQNEHNKTIVDSLVERNIPYILITGPLNNPLCTHASEVVHVSPQEELVTKMASFSSRTSMQLVLDFIYALIFAIDYEKNQKIIEKHPWYIKKDSYQ; from the coding sequence GTGCTACTTATCAATCGAATCAAAAACAGTACCCAACTTTCGGATACCGAATCAAAAATTGCGCAGTATATCCTTGAAAATCCGCAACTTGTGACTCAACTTACAATTCATGAATTATCTGAAATTACATATGCAAGTGCGTCAACCATTACCCGTTTTTGCCGAAAAATGAAAACGGAAGGATTTAGTGATTTTAAAGTTAAACTTGCTGGTGAATTAAGTTCATTCTCAATAACTGAAAATCGCATACGTGATGATGTTCCTTTCCAAAGCAATCACACAAGCACTGAAATTGTTCAATCAATCTTATCGCTTAACTATCAATCCATGAGTGATACCTATAACAACATCGACCTTGAACAACTCGAACGAATTGCCCATAAAATCTATTATGCGCCTCATATCTATTTATACGGATCGGGACAATCGTTAATTCTTGCTCAAGATTTCCAATATAAATTGTTTCGCATTGAACTCGATTGTAACCTCGAAACATCACTTGGTTTTCAATCACTCAAAGCCAATACACAACCGCTGGACAGTATTGCCCTCATTATTTCCTATTACGGTCAAAATGAACATAACAAAACCATTGTGGACTCCCTCGTTGAACGAAATATCCCCTATATCTTAATTACGGGTCCCTTAAACAATCCCTTATGCACACATGCCTCAGAAGTCGTACATGTTTCACCCCAAGAAGAACTTGTAACCAAGATGGCATCCTTCTCTTCGCGAACATCAATGCAACTCGTTCTTGATTTCATTTACGCTTTAATCTTCGCAATCGATTATGAAAAAAACCAAAAAATCATCGAAAAACACCCTTGGTATATAAAAAAAGACTCCTATCAGTGA
- a CDS encoding MBOAT family O-acyltransferase, which yields MPLTSYTFLFVFLPLAILINLATHGKHKTSLLAVLNLFFISYLGLGPLLIIILSMLSYFYAASYLYKKPHKQVFIATVSLNILVLVFFKYKPLFIETTNLTFLEGLMAPLGISFYTFQGIAYLADVTYRGRKPETNLLKFSAFFMLFMTITSGPILRYDETKLENKDVPNEMLYNGFIRFTIGLFKKAYLAANFGLIASKVYEGLYTTAFFTGTAWLGSIAFMLQLYLDFSGYTDMAIGIGGMFGIRLPENFNDPYLARSFSDFWKRWHITLTRWFKDYIYIPLGGNRKGSMRTYLNMFVVWLITGFWHGSSLNFIIWGCFNFLVIILERNVWGETLKKAPRILQHLITLIIINIGWVFFRAGSLGQAFDFLSKMFIWDMNLIGIKQILTYVLSRPIDWILAILFCTPIVNAFIMRWNESEKKWQQRASMVLIVGLFILGIIFVVTSSFKAFIYQQF from the coding sequence ATGCCCCTTACAAGTTACACATTTTTATTTGTTTTCCTTCCCCTTGCAATTCTCATAAACCTTGCGACACATGGAAAACATAAGACATCCCTTTTAGCAGTTCTTAATTTATTTTTTATCAGTTATCTTGGACTTGGTCCATTGCTTATCATTATTTTATCGATGTTGAGCTATTTCTATGCTGCATCCTACTTGTATAAGAAACCACATAAGCAGGTGTTTATAGCTACAGTTAGTCTAAATATCTTAGTCTTAGTTTTCTTTAAGTATAAACCGCTTTTTATTGAAACAACAAACTTGACTTTTTTAGAAGGATTAATGGCTCCTCTCGGCATATCTTTTTATACATTTCAAGGTATTGCTTATCTAGCAGATGTCACATATCGTGGTCGAAAGCCCGAAACGAACCTGCTTAAATTCAGTGCATTCTTTATGTTATTTATGACTATCACGTCAGGACCTATCTTAAGATATGATGAAACCAAACTTGAAAACAAAGATGTACCGAATGAAATGTTATACAATGGTTTTATTCGCTTTACTATCGGTTTATTCAAGAAAGCATATTTAGCCGCTAATTTTGGACTCATTGCCTCAAAAGTCTACGAAGGGCTTTATACAACTGCTTTCTTTACCGGAACAGCATGGCTTGGCTCCATTGCGTTTATGCTTCAACTATACCTGGATTTTTCAGGATATACAGACATGGCAATTGGTATTGGTGGAATGTTTGGAATTCGATTACCAGAAAACTTTAATGATCCATACCTCGCACGATCATTTAGCGACTTTTGGAAGCGATGGCACATTACCCTTACCCGTTGGTTTAAAGATTACATTTACATCCCTTTAGGCGGAAATCGTAAAGGATCAATGCGCACTTATCTGAATATGTTCGTTGTATGGCTCATAACCGGATTTTGGCATGGCTCATCTCTAAATTTTATTATTTGGGGATGTTTCAACTTCTTAGTTATTATTTTAGAACGTAATGTGTGGGGAGAAACACTCAAAAAAGCACCACGAATCCTTCAACACCTTATCACCCTGATCATCATCAATATCGGTTGGGTTTTCTTCCGTGCAGGTTCCCTAGGGCAAGCTTTTGATTTTCTATCAAAAATGTTCATATGGGATATGAATTTAATTGGTATAAAACAAATCCTAACCTATGTACTCTCACGACCGATTGATTGGATTCTCGCAATCCTGTTTTGCACACCCATCGTTAATGCATTTATCATGCGTTGGAATGAAAGCGAAAAAAAATGGCAACAAAGGGCAAGTATGGTCTTGATCGTTGGATTATTTATACTCGGCATTATCTTTGTTGTCACAAGTTCCTTTAAAGCATTTATTTACCAACAGTTCTAA
- a CDS encoding pyridoxal-phosphate-dependent aminotransferase family protein, giving the protein MLNFTVGPVMMRQDIMDVGAEPVPYFRTPEFSDVMLENELIVKEICGARDEDKVVVLTGSGTAAMDAAIVNCAKENDKFLIVNGGSFGARFCEICSVYDVNFESINLDFGQSLTSADLEPYENAGFTGFLVNLDETSSGVLYDIDLISSFCKRNNLFLIVDAISAFLADEIMMEQSNIDILITGSQKALALPPGLSILVLSEDAQCRVDENKRPCYYLDLKSALSNAKRGQTPFTPAVGIVLQLNLRLKQVKQDGIDQTIGNTRALAMSFRSKIEDYGFKCVTDSSSNAVTALYVPEGKSAKEIFTVLKDEYEIWVTPSGGAYADSVIRVSHIGEITQENMETLYNALDSLKERGII; this is encoded by the coding sequence ATGCTTAATTTTACAGTTGGGCCGGTCATGATGCGTCAAGACATAATGGATGTTGGTGCTGAGCCTGTTCCATACTTTAGAACACCTGAGTTTTCAGATGTTATGTTGGAAAATGAATTAATCGTTAAAGAAATTTGCGGTGCTCGAGATGAGGACAAAGTTGTTGTCTTAACGGGATCGGGTACAGCTGCAATGGATGCAGCTATTGTGAATTGTGCAAAAGAAAACGATAAGTTTTTAATTGTTAATGGCGGCTCTTTTGGAGCTCGTTTTTGTGAAATATGTTCTGTATATGATGTAAATTTTGAATCCATTAATTTAGATTTTGGTCAAAGTTTGACATCGGCTGATTTAGAACCTTATGAAAATGCGGGATTTACAGGGTTTCTTGTGAATTTAGATGAGACATCTTCGGGTGTTTTATATGATATCGATTTAATTTCATCGTTTTGTAAACGTAATAATTTATTCTTGATTGTGGATGCAATCAGTGCGTTTCTTGCGGATGAAATTATGATGGAGCAATCCAACATTGATATTCTCATTACAGGATCTCAAAAGGCTTTAGCATTGCCTCCAGGACTTTCGATTCTTGTGTTGTCTGAAGATGCTCAATGTCGCGTTGATGAAAACAAACGTCCTTGTTACTACTTAGATTTAAAGAGCGCATTATCGAATGCAAAGCGTGGGCAAACACCGTTTACACCTGCTGTCGGTATTGTATTACAACTCAATCTAAGACTTAAACAAGTTAAGCAAGATGGCATCGATCAAACAATTGGGAATACAAGAGCACTCGCGATGTCGTTTCGATCAAAAATCGAAGATTACGGGTTCAAGTGTGTTACCGATTCGAGTTCGAATGCAGTGACAGCGCTTTATGTACCAGAAGGTAAATCTGCGAAAGAAATCTTTACGGTTCTAAAGGATGAATATGAAATCTGGGTAACGCCAAGTGGTGGTGCTTATGCAGATTCAGTTATAAGGGTTTCACACATCGGTGAAATCACTCAAGAAAATATGGAGACATTATATAATGCGCTCGATTCACTTAAAGAAAGAGGTATAATCTAA
- a CDS encoding NTP transferase domain-containing protein: MKLVLLAAGRGTRISRYLEGRPKCTVDIGGQPLIEYTIELFNKNGINDIAIVLGYEGQYIREALKGKDVKFYYNPFYDVTNSVASIWFAKDFFEPAEDVLIMNADVFLEQKTLDIILAEKKSPVLFSDDTRKEESDYKFYYENDILIKHGKELTGDDITGEYVGIAKLSSDFLPEFLQRLEILIDSQQHGLWWENILYSMIEEQPIHVKNVAPNFWGEVDYIEDYERIMAFIKK; this comes from the coding sequence ATGAAATTAGTATTATTAGCAGCAGGAAGAGGAACTCGTATTAGCCGTTATTTAGAAGGAAGACCTAAATGTACTGTTGATATTGGGGGACAACCACTGATCGAATATACAATTGAATTATTCAATAAGAATGGTATTAACGATATTGCAATTGTATTGGGATACGAAGGTCAATATATTCGTGAAGCATTAAAAGGTAAAGATGTTAAGTTTTACTACAACCCATTCTATGATGTAACAAACAGTGTTGCTTCAATTTGGTTTGCGAAAGATTTCTTTGAACCTGCAGAAGATGTGTTAATCATGAATGCAGACGTATTTTTAGAACAAAAAACACTTGATATTATCTTAGCTGAGAAAAAATCACCTGTATTGTTCTCAGATGATACACGTAAAGAAGAAAGTGATTACAAATTCTACTACGAAAACGATATCTTAATCAAACACGGTAAAGAATTAACGGGTGATGATATTACTGGAGAATATGTTGGGATTGCGAAATTATCTTCAGACTTCTTACCTGAATTCTTACAACGTTTAGAAATTCTTATTGATTCACAACAACATGGTTTATGGTGGGAAAATATTCTTTACTCTATGATTGAGGAACAACCCATTCATGTTAAAAATGTTGCTCCAAATTTCTGGGGTGAGGTTGATTATATCGAAGACTATGAGCGTATCATGGCTTTTATCAAAAAATAA
- a CDS encoding exopolysaccharide biosynthesis polyprenyl glycosylphosphotransferase, producing the protein MRMENMINNNSDANENKKLMEKYQEFKKKHPYVYLKRFFDLILTLLFSPIIIIIVVIFAIIVKVDSKGPAFYTQQRVGQAGKEFKIYKLRSMRVDAEVNTGAVWAEKNDPRITKVGRFIRKVRIDELPQFLNVLIGEMSIIGPRPERKDLTDQFETEIPGFKERLLVKPGITGWAQVNGGYDITPAEKLVFDREYLNAFSFKQDIVIIFKTIRVVLTGSGAR; encoded by the coding sequence ATGAGGATGGAAAATATGATAAACAACAACTCCGATGCTAATGAGAATAAAAAATTAATGGAAAAGTATCAAGAGTTTAAGAAAAAACACCCATACGTTTATTTAAAACGATTTTTTGATCTTATCTTAACACTATTGTTTTCACCAATTATTATTATAATTGTTGTGATTTTCGCAATTATTGTTAAGGTGGATTCTAAGGGGCCTGCTTTCTATACGCAACAACGTGTAGGACAAGCAGGTAAAGAATTCAAAATCTATAAATTACGATCGATGCGTGTCGATGCCGAGGTCAATACTGGTGCTGTTTGGGCCGAGAAAAATGACCCGCGGATTACGAAGGTGGGACGCTTTATTCGTAAAGTACGTATTGATGAGCTTCCACAATTCTTAAATGTATTAATTGGGGAAATGAGTATTATTGGTCCTCGCCCAGAACGTAAAGATTTAACGGATCAGTTTGAAACGGAAATACCAGGCTTTAAAGAAAGACTTCTTGTTAAGCCAGGGATTACCGGATGGGCTCAAGTTAATGGTGGGTATGACATTACTCCTGCTGAGAAACTTGTGTTTGATCGAGAGTATCTCAATGCGTTTTCATTTAAACAAGATATCGTAATTATCTTCAAAACAATTCGTGTGGTTCTAACAGGAAGTGGCGCACGATAA